From the Acidovorax carolinensis genome, one window contains:
- a CDS encoding GGDEF domain-containing protein: MASLENLSAVHATLLVGILLECFVALGWLLAAGLLLPMRRASLHWAGFAFLQGAAFFVYLISGNWAGFPAHAAANMLLVAALVLQVRGLQRAMGRPPTDSLFIALLFCAGVVQVVWLAHEQSAWRMAAISALASGISAWTGATMLRCVRHEDARAPRLLALVLSAPSVIGSALFAMRALLVLQAPERIIRDDRLDQSIGMPGALLWLFLSLGMALALVGVVLYRLQRKLSQAATQDALTGLPNRRAADDFLAHEALRAQRRGTPLSALMIDIDFFKKVNDQHGHAAGDHVLQTLARLLQERARATDLVARWGGEEFLVLLPDTSPAGAREVAEQLRLAVQNTPFCWQQSPVPVTVSAGAATWTSGPFHANALIASADSALYQAKNSGRNRVCVAADNALHLALPGGRSVEPRRA; the protein is encoded by the coding sequence ATGGCCTCACTCGAAAATCTCTCCGCCGTACATGCCACTTTGCTGGTCGGCATCCTTCTCGAATGCTTTGTGGCCTTGGGCTGGCTGCTCGCAGCCGGGCTGCTGCTGCCCATGCGCCGCGCTTCACTGCATTGGGCGGGCTTTGCATTTTTGCAAGGCGCTGCTTTTTTCGTTTACCTCATTAGCGGCAACTGGGCGGGTTTTCCTGCCCATGCAGCCGCCAACATGCTGCTGGTGGCGGCCCTTGTGCTACAGGTGCGCGGGCTGCAGCGGGCGATGGGGCGCCCGCCCACCGACAGCCTGTTCATCGCCCTGCTGTTTTGCGCCGGCGTGGTGCAAGTGGTCTGGCTGGCGCACGAACAATCTGCCTGGCGCATGGCTGCCATTTCAGCCCTGGCCAGCGGGATCAGCGCCTGGACCGGAGCGACCATGCTGCGCTGCGTTCGCCACGAGGATGCGCGTGCGCCCCGGTTGCTGGCGCTGGTGCTGAGTGCCCCCTCGGTCATCGGCAGCGCGCTGTTTGCCATGCGCGCCCTGCTCGTGCTGCAGGCCCCCGAGCGCATCATTCGCGATGACCGGCTCGACCAGTCGATCGGCATGCCAGGCGCGCTGCTGTGGCTCTTTCTTTCGCTGGGCATGGCCCTGGCGCTGGTGGGCGTGGTGCTTTACAGGCTGCAGCGCAAGCTGAGCCAGGCGGCCACCCAGGACGCCCTTACCGGCCTGCCCAACCGCCGCGCTGCCGATGATTTTCTGGCCCACGAAGCCCTGCGCGCGCAGCGGCGGGGCACGCCCCTGTCTGCGCTGATGATCGACATCGACTTTTTCAAGAAGGTCAACGACCAGCACGGCCATGCCGCCGGCGACCATGTGCTGCAGACACTGGCCAGGCTGCTGCAAGAGCGCGCCCGCGCCACCGACCTGGTGGCGCGCTGGGGTGGCGAGGAGTTCCTGGTGCTTCTGCCCGACACCTCGCCCGCCGGCGCGCGCGAGGTGGCGGAGCAACTGCGGCTGGCGGTGCAGAACACGCCGTTTTGCTGGCAGCAAAGCCCGGTGCCGGTCACCGTCAGCGCCGGTGCAGCCACCTGGACCAGCGGCCCGTTTCATGCCAACGCGCTGATCGCCAGTGCCGACAGCGCGCTCTACCAGGCCAAGAACAGCGGCCGCAACCGCGTGTGCGTGGCGGCCGACAACGCACTGCATCTGGCGCTGCCTGGCGGCAGATCCGTCGAGCCCCGCAGGGCTTGA
- a CDS encoding Hsp20/alpha crystallin family protein, whose translation MIFAPVIRRAAYANAPRSADLALQRFLMGTLPTPARASTAAGCTVTRDDKATTLQLDVPGLAREQLQISIEGNVVKLQSVAGAPRQVQRAWELADEIDASASTAKLENGVLTLTLARLVPADKSVQLVVH comes from the coding sequence ATGATTTTCGCCCCCGTGATCCGCCGCGCCGCCTACGCCAACGCACCCCGCTCTGCCGATCTGGCGCTGCAACGCTTCCTGATGGGCACCCTTCCAACACCGGCCCGCGCCAGCACCGCCGCCGGTTGCACCGTGACGCGCGACGACAAGGCCACCACGCTGCAGCTCGATGTGCCCGGCCTGGCGCGCGAGCAATTGCAGATCAGCATCGAGGGCAATGTGGTCAAGCTGCAAAGCGTGGCAGGCGCACCCCGCCAGGTGCAGCGGGCATGGGAGCTGGCCGATGAAATCGACGCCTCGGCCAGCACGGCCAAGCTCGAAAACGGCGTGCTCACGCTGACGCTGGCGCGGCTGGTGCCGGCCGACAAGTCGGTGCAGCTGGTCGTGCATTAA
- a CDS encoding branched-chain amino acid ABC transporter substrate-binding protein: MNKLQSVGLKSGAAVLRPCVLAVIAAVAGTLAPVSASGAQATAPSAAVSQAKPVKLALIESLSGPFANTGEAVFRNVFWAIERVNARGGVRLPAAAGGARPLALERYDSKGQNEEALSALRAAIDDGAQVILQGNSSATAAVLIDAINKHNEREPGKRVLFLNYSAVDPILTNEKCSFWHFRFDAHADMRMAALMEVVREDKALKSVYLIGQDYSFGQAVLREAKRQLAAQRPDVAVVGDELHPVGRVKDFAPYAVKIKASGAQAVVTGNWGNDLTLLVKAAREVGFDGSFYTFYGNALGAPAALGDAGVGKVVAVADWLPNVPGAQSEAFYQSFRSRFPKPEDDYVHMRMQLMVEALAQSIERAGSTDVVAVARQMEKSSVQLAGQGGSMRAADHQFQQALAVGVMDKKGAPGVKFDVEGSGYGFRVVRQIAAAKAQQPHSCTMQRF; the protein is encoded by the coding sequence ATGAATAAATTGCAGTCGGTGGGCTTGAAATCAGGCGCGGCGGTATTACGTCCATGCGTTTTGGCGGTGATTGCCGCCGTGGCTGGCACGCTGGCCCCGGTGTCCGCCAGCGGGGCACAGGCCACCGCACCCAGCGCTGCCGTGTCGCAGGCCAAGCCGGTGAAGCTGGCTTTGATCGAAAGCCTGTCGGGGCCTTTCGCCAACACGGGCGAGGCGGTTTTTCGCAACGTCTTCTGGGCCATAGAGCGCGTGAATGCGCGCGGCGGCGTGCGCCTGCCCGCAGCCGCCGGCGGTGCGCGCCCGCTGGCGCTGGAGCGCTACGACAGCAAGGGCCAGAACGAAGAGGCCCTGTCGGCCCTGCGCGCGGCCATCGACGATGGCGCGCAGGTCATCCTGCAGGGCAATTCGTCGGCCACGGCGGCGGTGCTGATCGACGCCATCAACAAGCACAACGAGCGCGAGCCGGGCAAGCGCGTGCTGTTTCTCAACTACTCGGCGGTGGACCCCATCCTCACCAACGAGAAATGCAGCTTCTGGCATTTCCGCTTTGATGCCCATGCCGACATGCGCATGGCCGCGCTCATGGAAGTGGTGCGTGAGGACAAGGCGCTCAAAAGCGTGTACCTCATCGGCCAGGACTACAGCTTTGGCCAGGCCGTGCTGCGCGAGGCCAAACGCCAGCTGGCCGCGCAGCGCCCCGATGTGGCCGTGGTGGGCGACGAGCTGCACCCCGTGGGCCGCGTGAAGGACTTCGCACCCTATGCCGTCAAGATCAAGGCCAGCGGCGCGCAGGCCGTCGTCACTGGCAACTGGGGCAACGATCTCACGCTGCTGGTCAAGGCCGCGCGCGAAGTGGGCTTTGACGGCAGCTTCTACACCTTCTATGGCAACGCGCTGGGCGCTCCCGCCGCTTTGGGCGATGCCGGCGTGGGCAAGGTGGTGGCCGTGGCCGACTGGCTGCCCAATGTGCCGGGCGCGCAAAGCGAGGCGTTCTACCAGTCGTTCCGCAGTCGATTCCCCAAGCCGGAGGATGACTATGTGCACATGCGCATGCAGCTCATGGTGGAGGCGCTGGCCCAGTCCATCGAGCGCGCGGGCAGCACCGACGTGGTGGCCGTGGCCCGGCAGATGGAAAAATCCAGCGTGCAGCTGGCCGGCCAGGGCGGCAGCATGCGCGCGGCCGACCACCAATTCCAGCAGGCCCTGGCCGTGGGCGTGATGGACAAAAAGGGCGCACCCGGCGTGAAGTTCGACGTGGAAGGCTCGGGCTACGGCTTTCGCGTGGTGCGGCAGATTGCCGCGGCCAAAGCGCAGCAGCCGCACAGCTGCACCATGCAGCGGTTTTGA
- a CDS encoding ABC transporter ATP-binding protein yields MSATLLSTPVADAIVRVRGLSKIYAGGFQALKNVHLDIRRGEIFALLGPNGAGKTTLISVICGMTNATEGSVTADGFDTVRDYRAARSAIGLVPQELHTDSFETVWATVSFSRGLFGKPPNPALIEKILKDLSLWDKRDTKILALSGGMKRRVLIAKALSHEPKILFLDEPSAGVDVELRHDMWRLVRALRDAGTTIILTTHYIEEAEDMADRIGVIRQGELIVVEDKDVLMRKLGKKQLTLTLQHPMERVPESLARWPLALSADGHALTYSFDSQQEDTGIAALLRALGEHGIDFKDLHSSESSLEDIFVSLVHEQKAGQ; encoded by the coding sequence ATGTCAGCCACCCTCCTTTCGACGCCTGTTGCCGACGCCATTGTGCGCGTGCGCGGCCTCAGCAAAATCTACGCGGGTGGCTTCCAGGCGCTCAAGAACGTCCACCTGGATATCCGCCGTGGCGAAATTTTTGCCCTGCTCGGACCCAACGGTGCCGGCAAAACCACGCTGATCAGCGTCATCTGCGGCATGACCAATGCCACCGAAGGCAGCGTGACGGCCGACGGCTTTGACACCGTGCGCGACTACCGCGCGGCCCGCTCTGCCATCGGCCTGGTGCCGCAGGAGCTGCACACCGACTCGTTCGAGACCGTGTGGGCCACCGTGAGCTTCAGCCGCGGGCTGTTTGGCAAGCCCCCTAACCCGGCGCTGATCGAAAAGATCCTGAAAGACCTCTCGCTCTGGGACAAGAGGGACACCAAGATCCTGGCGCTTTCGGGCGGCATGAAGCGCCGAGTGCTGATCGCCAAGGCGCTGTCGCACGAGCCGAAAATATTGTTCCTCGATGAACCCAGCGCTGGCGTGGACGTGGAGCTGCGACACGACATGTGGCGCCTGGTGCGCGCGCTGCGCGATGCAGGCACCACCATCATCCTGACCACGCACTACATCGAGGAAGCCGAGGACATGGCCGACCGCATTGGCGTGATCCGCCAGGGCGAACTGATCGTGGTGGAAGACAAAGACGTGTTGATGCGCAAGCTCGGCAAGAAGCAGCTCACGCTGACGCTGCAGCACCCCATGGAGCGCGTGCCCGAGTCGCTGGCGCGCTGGCCTTTGGCCCTGTCTGCCGACGGTCATGCGCTGACCTACAGCTTCGACAGTCAGCAGGAAGATACCGGCATCGCCGCGCTGCTGCGCGCGCTGGGCGAGCACGGTATCGATTTCAAGGACCTGCATTCGTCGGAGAGCTCGCTCGAAGACATCTTCGTCAGCCTCGTCCACGAACAGAAAGCGGGCCAATGA